The sequence CAGACCTATTGACAAAACATGGTTTCATTCAGCGATTACAACAGGAAACGGAAATGAGATCAGATCTGTTAACGGATTTGCGTTAGGCTCTGCATGGTCTGTTCCAGTAGATATGAAATGGGTTCTTGGGAAAATCAATTCCGATGGAACGTTCAACTATGATGGAACTAAAATAGAAGTGTATATCTCTCCTTTATAGCAGATATCAAAAAAATAAAGCCTCTTTAAAATAACTTTAAGGAGGCTTTTTTATGATCAATAAGTATTTTTTATCTGAATATTAAAACTCTAATCTCTTAACAGCCATATTCTACATCTTCTATTATTTGATCTTTAAAGCTAAAACTTATTCCTATATCATTCCGTAAATAATCTGAAAAAGTAATTTCAGTCACAATGGTTTCATCATTCTCAATATGAATATATAAATCCATTATCTCCAATCCGTCAAACCATACTTTTCCGACTTTATCCAATTTATTATCAAAATCAGAACCGTTATAAAAATCAATGAGTTCATTCTTAATATTACCCAACCATTCTATCTGATTGATAAGCTTATATACCCAATCCGCTTCAATATTTTTTTGTAAATCTTTGCTTACAAAAATTGAGACATTAAGCTCTTTATTTTCCAGATTTTTATTCGCAATAACAATATGTTTTACAGTGTCCGATATGGTGATTTCAAAACAATCTCCATCCTCTTGCTCAGAAATTAAAATATCATCCCAATACAACTGAGTAAGGTTTTCGGGAGACTGCTCAGAAGCCTTTGATTCTTTAAACTCAGCTTTCGCAGTATTAAAAATATGGGTTCTATTTTCCATTGTAAATGTTTAATGGGTAACAAAGCTCAAATGTAATCTATTTTTTAGTTTAAAATGGACAGTTTTTTTTTGCCATAAGTACACGAACAGAAAGGAATTAGTGTATTCGTGGCCATTCTAATTATGCAGAAATAATCCTTCCAGGCGGAAGGACTATTCTTTAGAAAATTGTGTTACTGTCTTTATTAATATTCTGCCCTCATCAGATGAGTAGAGTTGGTATTGAGTTCAATACCTCTGTCACTGCCAACAATTACAGTTCCCCCGATATTGGCAAGATGATTCTCAAAAGCACAATTGGGCTCAAAGGCAAAGCACATTCCTTCCTGCAGCACTAAATCTCTGCCAGGGTTGGGGAGCCTGCCCACATTTCCATACCGGGTGGATTGTGGTAATATTTCTATCCCCGGAGCAGTTCCAAAGCCAATTGGACCATAAGGATTTATACTATGTATCAAAGGATGTACATGCCATCCGCCAGCTTCTAAAAGTGGCTTTTCCATGACATCAACAACTTCGCCAAAAGTTTTCCCGGATTTCAAAACATCCACTCCTGCTTCATAACACTCACGCGCAATAAGAGCAGCACGTTCAAGATTCGGATGTATATTCCCGACGGCAACTGCAGCCTGATGTTGTGTTTCATACATCCCATACAAAGCAAAGATCTCAGACAAAACAATGTCTCCTTCTTTAATGATTCGGGGAGATTGTGACCGATATTGCCACGCTGGCGGACCCCACCCAATATATTCAGGTCCTGAGCCCATTAATATTTCAGCCGTAAATCCTCCCATTGAAATACAAGTCGAAGTAATAGCTGCTGCTACTTCAGCTTCACTTACTCCAGGTTTAACAGTCATTCGCATGGCTTCACTCATCGCTTCCCCAATATAGGCAGCATGCCTGATTAAAGCCAGTTCTTCTTCACTTTTTGAAGCTGTCTGTTTGAAAAAATCCATATAAACGGGCTTTATCTCAGCATTAGGAAAGGCTTCCATAATACCTTTCCATGTCCGATGAGGGAGCGCTCCGTCAAAATAGAAGGGTGGATAAGGCTCTAAACCGATTATTCCAATCTTGGGTGTATTTGAAAGACCCTTTTCTTTAAGGATATTTCCAATATGAGCGCCCGTTTTACCCACATAGATTTGTTCAGGCTCAATCCATTGCTGATCTCCACGAATGGCGGCCTGCATATGATCCGCCACCATCATAGAAGCAAAAGTGATCACAATTGGCTTTTCTTCTTTGTGAAATATCACAACAGACCCAAGCCTGTCATTGGTAAAATAATGGTCAATAGAAAACGGGGCAGGTGCCGCAGATTCTCTATCTCCGTAAATAATAAGAGTGTCCAGTTCATTTTTTCTCATGATGATGCGTGCAATATCCCAACGACGATCACGCTCTTTCAATGATAAAGGCAATGGTATTTCCATTTTTGTTTTCATAACTCAATCTTTATTAATTATTAAAGCTGTTGCAAAGTAAGTAGATCGGCAATCGAAAGATATTATCCCTGAAGAAGAATAAATGTGCAATACGTTTGTTTTATCGGAAAATAAATATCTTCTTTACCTGAAATTTAATTTGCGTTATGGAAATTGTTGAGGATTATAGCATACCTTATGTGTCTGAGAAAATAGGGTTGCAGAATGTAGATGGAATTGCAGTAAACAAAGCAGAGGATTCTGTTCGAAAGGGATTAACAAATTATCCCCATACTGTCAATGGTTTTATCTGCGCCATCTGTATAAAAGGAAAAGCAGAACTGAAAATAAATTTTCAGAAAAAATTATTGGAACCCTACACTCTGATGGTTGTAGTTCCCGGTTCTATGATGGAACCGATAGAGGTATCAGAAGATCTGCATATAGACACCATTTTTTTCGATCCTAACTGTATTTTCAGAGATTCTCTTTCGAATAGCTACCTATTTTTTCACGAAATAAAACAAATGCCATGTATCAGGTTAAATGATACAGGTTTTGAGATCTTCAGACAACATCATAAGAGTATTTCTATGCATTATTATAGAGAAGAAAGCAGGAGTAAAGCTGATATCCTTCAATTCCTTCTGTTAGCTCTTTTGGCAGAAGTAAAAGATGTATATAATACTAAGGGTGAACAGGCTCAAAAACATACAAGAGCTGCAGAATTAACAACTGTTTTTTTTGATTTATTATACCAGCATCATAAAGAAGAAAGAAGCGTTTCCTTTTATGCGCAGAAAATGCATCTCACCAGTAAATATTTGACTACAATAATCCGTAAACAGACAGGAAAATCTATTCTGGTTTGGATCAATGAAGCAGTTGTAACACAGGCCAAATCTTTATTGAAAACAACCAACCTGTCAGTAATGGAAATTGCTGATGTATTAAATTTTACTGAATCATCATTGTTTTGTCGGTTTTTCAAAACATATACCAGCATGACGCCTTCTGCATACAGAGGAAATTAAAAACATATATCTGGAAGTTATTTATGCCTTCATCGTGCATTTCGGACAAACACCACTGATAATAAAGTTATATTCTTCAGCAATAAAATGCTCTGGTAGACTGATTTCAGGGATCGCATTCTCAATACACGTCACCGAATGACATTTTTTGCAGTTAAAATGCACATGATTATGAAAATGTTGTTCATGACTACATTTACCAATACATTTTGCAAAGTTGACTACACCATCTACATTAACAACCCTGTGAACAGCTCCTTCATTTTCAAGCCTTTCTAACACTCTGTAAATGGTAACCCTATTACAAAGGGTCCCTAATTTTTTCTGGATATCAGAATGGCTTAAAGCCACCTCAGAGCCATTAATAAGGTTTAAAATTTCAGTTTTGGCGTGTGTATTTCTAACCTGTTTCATATTTTAATGCAACAAAGTTGCGTTATTTAATTTTTTATATATACATTTGCAACAAAGTTACAATAACAATTTTAAATCCTAATCTTTTTATGAAGTCAAAAATTCTTGATGCAGTAGGAATCTCAGCCGCAGTTTTATGCCTGATTCATTGTATTATTTTTCCTTTATTACTTATCATTCCTTTGGGAATATCACATAATCCATATATAGATCTTACATTTCTTATTATTGGAACCCTTGTGGTATATCAACAAACCAAGCAGATAACCAATTACTGGCTGCGAATTTTATTTTGGGCATCCATTGGTTTAATTGCAGTTTCAATATTGTCT is a genomic window of Chryseobacterium nakagawai containing:
- a CDS encoding M24 family metallopeptidase, which translates into the protein MKTKMEIPLPLSLKERDRRWDIARIIMRKNELDTLIIYGDRESAAPAPFSIDHYFTNDRLGSVVIFHKEEKPIVITFASMMVADHMQAAIRGDQQWIEPEQIYVGKTGAHIGNILKEKGLSNTPKIGIIGLEPYPPFYFDGALPHRTWKGIMEAFPNAEIKPVYMDFFKQTASKSEEELALIRHAAYIGEAMSEAMRMTVKPGVSEAEVAAAITSTCISMGGFTAEILMGSGPEYIGWGPPAWQYRSQSPRIIKEGDIVLSEIFALYGMYETQHQAAVAVGNIHPNLERAALIARECYEAGVDVLKSGKTFGEVVDVMEKPLLEAGGWHVHPLIHSINPYGPIGFGTAPGIEILPQSTRYGNVGRLPNPGRDLVLQEGMCFAFEPNCAFENHLANIGGTVIVGSDRGIELNTNSTHLMRAEY
- a CDS encoding MerC domain-containing protein, which translates into the protein MKSKILDAVGISAAVLCLIHCIIFPLLLIIPLGISHNPYIDLTFLIIGTLVVYQQTKQITNYWLRILFWASIGLIAVSILSDFIFEIHLPLIYAGAAGLITAHFINFKNHKH
- a CDS encoding helix-turn-helix domain-containing protein, with amino-acid sequence MEIVEDYSIPYVSEKIGLQNVDGIAVNKAEDSVRKGLTNYPHTVNGFICAICIKGKAELKINFQKKLLEPYTLMVVVPGSMMEPIEVSEDLHIDTIFFDPNCIFRDSLSNSYLFFHEIKQMPCIRLNDTGFEIFRQHHKSISMHYYREESRSKADILQFLLLALLAEVKDVYNTKGEQAQKHTRAAELTTVFFDLLYQHHKEERSVSFYAQKMHLTSKYLTTIIRKQTGKSILVWINEAVVTQAKSLLKTTNLSVMEIADVLNFTESSLFCRFFKTYTSMTPSAYRGN
- a CDS encoding Fur family transcriptional regulator, with the translated sequence MKQVRNTHAKTEILNLINGSEVALSHSDIQKKLGTLCNRVTIYRVLERLENEGAVHRVVNVDGVVNFAKCIGKCSHEQHFHNHVHFNCKKCHSVTCIENAIPEISLPEHFIAEEYNFIISGVCPKCTMKA